Proteins from one Pseudomonas bijieensis genomic window:
- the ligA gene encoding NAD-dependent DNA ligase LigA: protein MNAVETRIQQLRTELDQHNYRYHVLDEPSIPDAEYDRLFHELKALEEQHPELVTSDSPTQRVGSVALSAFSQVRHEIPMLSLGNAFDETTMREFDRRVTEGLDLPMGDLLGGGAAVEYSCEPKLDGLAVSLLYQDGMLVRGATRGDGTTGEDISVNVRTVRNIPLKLQGSGWPPLLEVRGEVYMSKAGFERLNATQLEAGGKTFANPRNAAAGSLRQLDSRITANRPLEFCCYGIGQVTADIADTHIGNLKQLKAWGLPISRELKLAHGIDECLDYYRDIGERRNALPYEIDGVVFKVNSIASQRELGFRAREPRWAIAHKFPASEELTELLDVEFQVGRTGAVTPVARLKPVKVAGVTVANATLHNMDEVARLGLMIGDTVIIRRAGDVIPQVVQVVTERRPENARPVEIPQQCPVCGSHVERTQLIKRSKGRETISEGAVYRCVGRLACGAQLKQAIIHFVSRRAMDIEGLGEKSVEQLVDEGLVGSPADLYALTFEQVVDLEGFAELSSKNLLAAIVDSKEPSLARFIYALGIPDVGEETAKVLARSLGSLERVQAALPQVLTYLPDVGLEVAHEIHSFFEDPHNREVIKDLLRHGLDIQDQGELGAEFSASTTLGGFLDKLHIPSVGPGGAQKLADKFGSLEAVMNADWLDMRQALPEKQANAVRVFFAVAANRQQAQAAEQQLRDFGMHWQSEKKVVEGLPEAGHTWVLTGSLELMSRDVAKDKLESLGAKVAGSVSAKTHCVVAGPGAGSKLTKANELGLKVLDEEAFVAFLSKHGITV, encoded by the coding sequence ATGAATGCCGTTGAAACCCGCATCCAACAGCTGCGCACCGAGCTGGACCAGCACAACTATCGCTACCACGTCCTCGATGAGCCGAGCATCCCGGACGCCGAGTACGACCGCTTGTTCCACGAGCTCAAGGCTTTGGAGGAGCAGCATCCGGAGCTGGTGACCAGCGATTCCCCGACGCAGCGGGTCGGCAGCGTGGCGCTGTCGGCCTTCAGCCAGGTCCGTCACGAGATCCCGATGCTCAGCCTGGGCAACGCCTTCGACGAAACCACCATGCGCGAGTTCGACCGCCGGGTGACCGAAGGTCTCGACCTGCCCATGGGCGACTTGCTGGGCGGCGGCGCGGCGGTGGAATACAGCTGCGAGCCGAAGCTCGATGGCCTGGCGGTCAGCCTGCTGTACCAGGATGGCATGCTGGTGCGCGGTGCCACGCGCGGTGACGGCACTACCGGCGAAGACATCAGCGTCAACGTGCGCACCGTGCGCAACATCCCCCTCAAGTTACAGGGCAGCGGCTGGCCGCCGCTGCTGGAAGTGCGCGGCGAAGTGTATATGTCCAAGGCCGGCTTCGAGCGCCTCAACGCCACGCAACTGGAGGCGGGCGGCAAGACCTTCGCCAACCCGCGCAACGCGGCGGCCGGCAGCCTGCGCCAGCTGGATTCGAGGATCACCGCCAACCGCCCGCTGGAATTCTGCTGCTACGGTATCGGCCAGGTGACCGCGGACATTGCCGATACCCACATCGGCAATCTCAAGCAGCTCAAGGCCTGGGGCCTGCCCATCAGTCGCGAACTGAAACTCGCCCATGGCATCGACGAATGCCTGGATTACTACCGCGACATTGGCGAACGGCGCAACGCGTTGCCTTATGAAATCGATGGCGTGGTGTTCAAGGTCAACAGCATCGCCTCCCAGCGCGAACTGGGTTTTCGCGCCCGGGAGCCGCGCTGGGCCATCGCCCATAAATTCCCGGCCTCTGAAGAGCTCACCGAGCTGTTGGACGTCGAGTTCCAGGTCGGTCGCACTGGCGCCGTGACACCCGTGGCGCGGCTCAAGCCGGTCAAGGTGGCAGGCGTGACTGTGGCCAATGCCACCCTGCACAACATGGACGAAGTGGCGCGCCTGGGCCTGATGATCGGCGACACCGTGATCATCCGTCGTGCCGGGGACGTGATCCCGCAAGTGGTGCAAGTCGTCACCGAACGTCGCCCGGAAAACGCCCGTCCCGTTGAAATTCCCCAGCAATGTCCAGTCTGCGGCTCCCATGTCGAGCGCACGCAACTGATCAAGCGCAGCAAGGGTCGTGAAACCATCAGCGAAGGCGCGGTGTACCGTTGCGTCGGTCGCCTGGCCTGCGGCGCGCAGCTCAAGCAGGCGATCATTCACTTCGTGTCGCGCCGGGCCATGGACATCGAGGGGCTGGGTGAAAAGAGCGTGGAGCAGTTGGTGGACGAGGGGCTGGTGGGTTCGCCTGCCGATCTGTATGCCCTGACTTTCGAGCAGGTGGTCGACCTGGAAGGCTTCGCCGAACTGTCGAGCAAAAACCTGCTGGCGGCCATCGTCGACAGCAAGGAGCCAAGCCTGGCGCGGTTCATCTACGCCCTTGGCATCCCCGACGTGGGCGAGGAGACCGCCAAGGTCCTGGCCCGCTCCCTCGGTTCGCTGGAGCGCGTGCAGGCGGCCTTGCCTCAGGTGCTCACCTACTTGCCCGACGTCGGCCTGGAAGTGGCCCACGAGATCCACAGCTTCTTCGAAGACCCGCACAATCGCGAGGTGATCAAGGATCTGCTACGCCATGGTCTCGATATCCAGGATCAGGGCGAGTTGGGCGCTGAATTCTCCGCCAGCACCACCCTGGGCGGCTTTCTCGACAAACTGCACATTCCCTCGGTCGGGCCGGGCGGGGCACAGAAACTGGCGGACAAGTTCGGTTCACTCGAAGCCGTGATGAACGCCGACTGGCTGGACATGCGCCAGGCCCTGCCGGAAAAACAGGCCAACGCCGTACGCGTGTTCTTCGCTGTCGCCGCCAATCGCCAGCAGGCCCAAGCTGCGGAACAACAGCTGCGGGACTTCGGCATGCATTGGCAGAGCGAGAAGAAAGTCGTCGAAGGCTTGCCCGAGGCGGGGCACACCTGGGTGTTGACCGGGTCGTTGGAGCTGATGAGCCGCGATGTTGCCAAGGACAAGCTGGAAAGCCTGGGGGCCAAGGTCGCCGGTTCCGTATCGGCGAAAACCCATTGCGTGGTAGCCGGGCCGGGGGCGGGGTCGAAGCTGACCAAGGCCAATGAGCTGGGGCTCAAGGTGCTCGACGAAGAGGCGTTTGTCGCTTTCTTGAGTAAGCATGGCATCACGGTTTAA
- a CDS encoding GntR family transcriptional regulator has translation MTFKAPDSLAEQIAHHLAERIIRGEMKPGERIQEQKVTLALNVSRGSVREALLILERRHLIAILPRRGAHVTELTEHKVRSLCALMSELYILLGNAVAHGWKEQADMAPFVAIQQRLNEAYARQDIRTFVDESFSVMRAAYPFANNPYLQETVENLQPAMSRAYFLALEQRKAEMSEFLDLFQRLLAAVLARDLPQIRIVLTAYAQRSCDLVVSALTAA, from the coding sequence ATGACGTTCAAGGCCCCGGACAGCCTCGCCGAGCAAATCGCCCATCACCTCGCCGAACGCATCATTCGCGGCGAAATGAAACCGGGAGAGCGCATCCAGGAGCAGAAGGTCACGCTGGCGCTCAACGTCAGCCGCGGCTCGGTCCGCGAGGCCTTGCTGATCCTGGAGCGACGCCATTTGATCGCGATCCTGCCGCGCCGTGGCGCCCACGTCACCGAACTCACCGAACACAAGGTGCGCAGCCTCTGCGCGCTGATGAGCGAGCTGTACATCCTGCTGGGCAACGCCGTGGCCCATGGCTGGAAAGAACAAGCCGACATGGCGCCGTTCGTGGCGATCCAGCAGCGTCTCAACGAGGCCTACGCGCGTCAGGACATCCGCACCTTCGTCGATGAAAGCTTCAGCGTGATGCGCGCCGCCTATCCCTTTGCCAACAACCCGTACCTGCAGGAAACCGTCGAGAACCTGCAGCCGGCCATGAGCCGTGCCTATTTCCTGGCTCTGGAGCAGCGCAAGGCGGAAATGAGCGAGTTCCTCGACCTGTTCCAGCGCCTGCTTGCCGCCGTGCTGGCCCGTGATTTGCCGCAGATCCGCATCGTGCTCACGGCCTACGCCCAGCGCAGCTGCGATCTGGTGGTTTCTGCCCTGACGGCGGCCTGA
- the zipA gene encoding cell division protein ZipA: protein MEIGLREWLIVIGIIVIAGILFDGWRRMRGGKGKLKFRLDRSLSNLPDEDDNAELLGPPRVLDTHKEPQLDEHDLPSMSAPAREPRESGSKRGKRNSEPSQGDLNLNLDLDGGPSFSSRDNDFPDENKASSADKDQAQAEEVLVISVICRDPAGFKGPALLQNILESGLRFGEMDIFHRHESMAGNGEVLFSMANAVKPGVFDLDDIDHFSTPAVSFFLGLPGPRHPKQAFDVMVAAARKLSQELNGELKDDQRSVLTAQTIEHYRQRIVEFERRALTQKR from the coding sequence ATGGAAATCGGTCTGCGCGAGTGGCTGATCGTCATCGGCATCATTGTCATTGCCGGTATTCTTTTCGACGGCTGGCGTCGCATGCGCGGCGGCAAGGGGAAACTGAAGTTTCGCCTGGATCGCAGCCTGTCGAACCTGCCCGATGAGGATGACAACGCCGAGCTGCTGGGCCCGCCCCGGGTGCTGGACACCCACAAGGAGCCACAGCTGGACGAGCACGACCTGCCGTCGATGAGCGCGCCTGCACGTGAGCCGCGGGAGTCGGGTTCCAAGCGCGGCAAGCGCAACAGCGAGCCGTCCCAGGGGGATTTGAACCTGAATCTCGACCTGGATGGTGGCCCGAGCTTCAGCAGTCGCGACAACGATTTCCCGGACGAGAACAAGGCATCGAGCGCCGACAAAGACCAGGCCCAGGCTGAGGAAGTGCTGGTGATCAGCGTGATCTGCCGCGACCCGGCTGGCTTCAAGGGGCCGGCGTTGTTGCAGAACATCCTGGAAAGTGGCTTGCGTTTCGGCGAGATGGACATTTTCCACCGTCACGAGAGCATGGCCGGCAATGGCGAGGTGTTGTTCTCCATGGCCAACGCGGTCAAGCCAGGCGTGTTCGACCTGGACGACATCGACCATTTCAGTACCCCAGCCGTCAGCTTCTTCCTCGGCCTGCCAGGCCCACGCCATCCCAAGCAAGCCTTCGACGTGATGGTGGCCGCGGCGCGCAAGCTGTCCCAGGAGCTCAATGGCGAGTTGAAGGACGACCAGCGCAGCGTGCTGACCGCCCAGACCATCGAACACTACCGCCAGCGTATCGTCGAATTCGAGCGCCGGGCGCTGACCCAGAAGCGCTAA
- the xdhA gene encoding xanthine dehydrogenase small subunit — protein sequence MIQFLLNQELRSEHALDPNLTVLNYLREHVGKPGTKEGCASGDCGACTVVVGELHTDEKGQARIRYRSLNSCLTFVSSLHGKQLISVEDLKHQGQLHSVQQAMVDCHGSQCGFCTPGFVMSLFALQKNSEHADAHQAHEALAGNLCRCTGYRPILAAAEQACCGKPADQFDARETETIARLKAIAPTETGELNSGDKRCLVPLTVADLADLYDAYPQARLLAGGTDLALEVTQFHRTLPVMIYVGNVAELKRIERFDDRLEIGAATPLSDCYEALKAEYPDFGELLQRFASLQIRNQGTLGGNIGNASPIGDSPPLLIALGAQIVLCKGQTRRTLALEDYFIDYRVTARQESEFIEKIIVPRASAEQAFRAYKVSKRLDDDISAVCAAFNLRIDNGVVRDARVAFGGMAATPKRATHCEAALIGAQWNDSTVERACAALAEDFTPLSDFRASKEYRLLSARNLLRKYFIELQTPHIETRVTAYV from the coding sequence GTGATCCAGTTTTTACTCAACCAGGAACTCCGTAGCGAGCACGCCCTGGACCCGAACCTGACCGTGCTCAACTATTTGCGCGAACACGTTGGTAAACCAGGCACCAAGGAAGGCTGCGCCAGCGGCGACTGTGGCGCGTGCACTGTGGTGGTGGGCGAATTGCACACGGACGAAAAAGGCCAGGCGCGCATTCGCTATCGCAGCCTCAATTCGTGCCTGACTTTCGTCTCGTCCTTGCACGGCAAGCAACTGATCAGCGTCGAAGACCTCAAGCACCAGGGCCAATTGCACAGCGTCCAGCAGGCGATGGTCGATTGCCACGGCTCGCAATGCGGTTTCTGCACCCCGGGTTTCGTCATGTCGCTGTTCGCCCTGCAAAAGAACAGCGAGCACGCCGACGCCCACCAGGCCCACGAAGCCTTGGCCGGCAACCTGTGCCGTTGCACCGGCTACCGGCCGATCCTGGCCGCCGCCGAGCAGGCCTGCTGCGGCAAGCCAGCGGACCAGTTCGACGCCCGCGAGACCGAGACCATCGCCCGTCTCAAAGCCATCGCCCCGACCGAGACCGGCGAGCTCAATAGCGGCGACAAGCGCTGCCTGGTGCCGCTGACCGTGGCCGACCTGGCCGATCTCTACGACGCTTACCCCCAGGCACGGCTGTTGGCCGGTGGTACCGACCTGGCCCTGGAAGTCACGCAGTTCCACCGGACCCTGCCGGTGATGATCTACGTAGGCAACGTCGCTGAACTCAAGCGCATCGAGCGTTTCGACGATCGCCTGGAGATCGGCGCCGCCACTCCGCTTTCCGATTGCTACGAGGCCTTGAAAGCCGAATACCCGGACTTCGGCGAACTGCTGCAGCGCTTCGCCTCGCTGCAAATCCGCAACCAGGGCACCCTGGGCGGCAACATCGGCAACGCCTCGCCGATTGGCGACTCGCCGCCCCTGCTGATCGCCCTCGGCGCGCAGATCGTGTTGTGCAAAGGCCAGACCCGTCGCACCCTGGCCCTGGAAGACTATTTCATCGATTACCGGGTCACCGCCCGCCAGGAAAGCGAATTCATCGAAAAGATCATCGTGCCCCGGGCCAGTGCCGAACAGGCGTTCCGCGCCTACAAGGTATCCAAGCGCCTGGATGATGACATTTCCGCCGTGTGCGCGGCGTTCAACCTGCGCATCGACAACGGCGTGGTCCGCGACGCCCGCGTGGCCTTCGGCGGGATGGCCGCGACACCCAAGCGCGCCACGCATTGTGAAGCCGCCTTGATCGGCGCCCAGTGGAACGACAGCACGGTCGAGCGCGCCTGCGCGGCCCTGGCCGAGGATTTCACACCACTGTCGGATTTCCGCGCCAGCAAGGAATACCGCCTGCTCAGCGCCCGCAATCTGTTGCGCAAGTACTTCATCGAACTGCAAACGCCGCACATCGAGACTCGGGTGACCGCTTATGTCTAA
- the smc gene encoding chromosome segregation protein SMC has protein sequence MRLKCIKLAGFKSFVDPTTVNFPSNMAAVVGPNGCGKSNIIDAVRWVMGESSAKNLRGESMTDVIFNGSTSRKPVSQASIELVFDNSDSTLVGEYAAYAEISIRRKVTRDSQNSYFLNGAKCRRRDITDIFLGTGLGPRSYSIIEQGMISKLIEAKPEDLRNFIEEAAGISKYKERRRETENRIRRTHENLARLTDLREELERQLERLHRQAEAAKKYQEYKGEERQLKAQLSALRWQALNEQVGQREAIIGNQEVSFEALVAEQRNADAAIERLRDGHHDLSERFNLVQGRFYSVGGDIARVEQSIQHGQQRLRQLQDDLKEAERARLETESHLGHDRTLLLTLGEELDRLTPEQEITSAAAEEAAAALEEAELSMHGWQEQWDSFNLTSAEPRRQAEVQQSRIQQLETSMERLAERQRRLAEERALLAADPEDAAILDLSEQLATSEATLEDLQASEDAQVERLEQLRQALQLALQNQQQAQGELQRLNGRLASLEALQQAALDPGTGTAEWLRDQHLAERPRLAEGLKVDAGWELAVETVLGADLQAVLVDDFGGFDLSGFTQGDLRLLSPAGDGVRIPGSLLDKVEAQVDLSPWLGQVKPVDSLEQALALRGQLAVGESLISRDGYWVGRHFLRVRRASEAESGMLARGQEIQHLSAEREEREASVEALETELQNLRAQQRQQENGREHLRRLLQDEARQQGELKAQLSAGKAKVEQLALRRTRLEEEIAELGEQRALEHEQIGEARLQLQEALDAMALDTEQRELLLAQRDSLRERLDRVRQEARQHKDHAHQLAVRLGSLKAQHDSTRQALERLEMQSERLTEKREQLSLNLEEGEAPLEELRLKLEELLDKRMSVDEELKTAQIALEDADRELRDAEKRRSQAEQQSQLIRGQMEQQRMEWQALTVRRKALQDQLLEDGYDLDGVLATLVAGANEKEAEEELERIAQRIQRLGAINLAAIDEYQQQSERKRYLDAQNDDLVEALETLENVIRKIDKETRNRFKDTFDQINGGLQALFPKVFGGGSAYLELTGEDLLDTGVTIMARPPGKKNSTIHLLSGGEKALTALALVFAIFKLNPAPFCMLDEVDAPLDDANVGRYARLVKEMSETVQFIYITHNKIAMEMADQLMGVTMHEPGCSRLVAVDVEEAMAMVDA, from the coding sequence GTGCGGCTCAAGTGCATCAAGCTGGCGGGGTTCAAATCCTTCGTCGACCCGACCACGGTGAACTTCCCCAGTAACATGGCGGCGGTGGTCGGGCCCAATGGGTGCGGCAAGTCGAACATCATCGACGCCGTGCGTTGGGTGATGGGCGAGAGCTCGGCCAAGAACCTGCGCGGCGAGTCGATGACCGACGTCATCTTCAACGGCTCCACCAGCCGCAAGCCGGTGAGCCAGGCCAGCATCGAGCTGGTGTTCGACAACTCCGACAGCACCCTGGTGGGCGAGTACGCGGCCTATGCGGAAATCTCCATTCGTCGCAAAGTGACCCGCGACAGCCAGAACAGTTATTTCCTCAACGGTGCCAAGTGCCGACGTCGCGACATCACCGATATTTTCCTCGGCACCGGCCTGGGCCCGCGCAGCTACTCGATCATCGAACAGGGCATGATCTCCAAGCTGATCGAGGCCAAGCCCGAGGACCTGCGCAACTTTATCGAAGAAGCCGCCGGCATCTCCAAATACAAGGAGCGCCGCCGCGAGACTGAAAACCGTATTCGTCGCACCCACGAAAACCTCGCGCGCCTGACCGACCTGCGCGAAGAGCTCGAGCGCCAGTTGGAGCGTCTGCACCGTCAGGCCGAGGCGGCCAAGAAGTATCAGGAGTACAAGGGCGAGGAGCGCCAGCTCAAGGCGCAGCTCTCGGCCCTGCGTTGGCAGGCGTTGAATGAGCAGGTCGGCCAGCGTGAGGCGATCATCGGCAACCAGGAGGTCAGCTTCGAAGCGCTGGTGGCTGAGCAGCGTAACGCCGATGCCGCCATCGAGCGCCTGCGTGACGGGCACCATGACCTGTCCGAACGCTTCAATCTGGTGCAGGGGCGCTTCTATTCCGTGGGCGGCGACATCGCCCGGGTCGAGCAGAGCATCCAGCATGGCCAGCAACGGCTGCGGCAGTTGCAGGATGATTTGAAGGAAGCCGAGCGGGCGCGTCTGGAGACCGAATCGCACCTGGGCCACGACCGTACGCTGCTGCTGACCCTTGGCGAGGAACTGGACCGGCTCACACCGGAACAGGAAATCACCAGTGCCGCCGCTGAAGAGGCTGCCGCGGCCCTGGAAGAAGCTGAGCTGAGCATGCACGGCTGGCAAGAACAATGGGACAGCTTCAACCTGACCTCGGCCGAGCCGCGTCGTCAGGCTGAAGTCCAGCAGTCGCGTATCCAGCAGTTGGAAACCAGCATGGAGCGCCTGGCCGAACGTCAGCGTCGCCTGGCCGAAGAACGCGCCTTGCTCGCGGCGGACCCGGAAGACGCCGCGATTCTGGATCTGAGCGAGCAACTGGCGACCAGCGAAGCCACCCTCGAAGACTTGCAGGCCAGTGAGGATGCCCAGGTCGAACGGCTTGAGCAGCTTCGCCAAGCCTTGCAACTGGCCTTGCAGAACCAACAACAGGCCCAGGGCGAATTGCAGCGGCTCAACGGGCGCCTGGCCTCGCTGGAGGCCTTGCAACAAGCCGCGTTGGACCCGGGCACCGGCACCGCCGAATGGCTGCGCGACCAGCACCTGGCCGAACGTCCGCGACTGGCCGAAGGTTTGAAGGTCGATGCCGGTTGGGAACTGGCGGTGGAAACCGTGCTGGGCGCCGACTTGCAAGCGGTGCTGGTGGATGACTTTGGCGGCTTCGACCTGTCAGGTTTCACCCAGGGCGATCTGCGTCTGCTCAGCCCGGCTGGCGACGGGGTACGAATCCCCGGGAGTCTGCTGGACAAGGTCGAGGCCCAGGTCGATCTGTCACCGTGGCTGGGGCAGGTCAAGCCGGTGGACAGTCTTGAACAGGCCTTGGCTTTGCGCGGGCAACTGGCCGTTGGTGAAAGCCTGATCAGCCGCGACGGGTACTGGGTTGGTCGGCATTTCCTGCGGGTGCGCCGGGCCAGCGAAGCCGAGAGCGGCATGCTCGCCCGCGGCCAGGAAATCCAACACCTGAGTGCCGAGCGCGAAGAGCGCGAGGCCAGCGTCGAAGCCCTGGAAACCGAATTGCAGAACCTGCGGGCGCAACAGCGTCAACAGGAGAACGGCCGCGAACACTTGCGGCGGCTGTTGCAGGACGAAGCGCGCCAGCAAGGCGAGCTCAAGGCGCAGTTGTCGGCTGGCAAGGCCAAGGTCGAACAGCTGGCGCTGCGCCGCACCCGTCTCGAAGAAGAAATTGCCGAGTTGGGCGAGCAGCGGGCGCTGGAACACGAACAGATCGGCGAGGCGCGCCTGCAATTGCAGGAAGCCCTCGATGCCATGGCCCTGGACACCGAACAGCGCGAACTGCTGCTGGCCCAGCGCGACAGCCTGCGCGAACGCCTTGACCGGGTACGTCAGGAAGCACGCCAGCACAAGGATCATGCCCATCAGTTGGCGGTGCGGCTGGGCTCGCTCAAGGCCCAGCACGATTCCACGCGCCAGGCTTTGGAGCGGCTGGAAATGCAGTCCGAGCGTCTTACTGAAAAGCGCGAGCAGTTGAGCCTCAATCTGGAAGAGGGCGAAGCGCCGCTGGAAGAGCTGCGTCTCAAGCTCGAAGAGTTGCTCGACAAGCGCATGAGCGTCGACGAGGAGCTCAAGACGGCGCAGATCGCTCTGGAGGACGCCGACCGCGAACTGCGCGACGCCGAGAAGCGCCGCAGCCAGGCCGAGCAGCAATCGCAACTGATCCGCGGCCAGATGGAGCAGCAGCGCATGGAATGGCAGGCGCTGACGGTGCGGCGCAAAGCCTTGCAGGACCAATTGCTGGAAGACGGCTACGACCTTGATGGCGTACTCGCCACCCTGGTGGCCGGGGCGAACGAAAAGGAAGCCGAGGAGGAACTGGAGCGCATTGCCCAGCGCATCCAGCGCCTGGGGGCGATCAACCTGGCGGCCATCGACGAATACCAGCAACAGTCCGAGCGCAAGCGCTACCTGGATGCCCAGAACGACGATCTGGTCGAGGCGCTGGAGACCCTGGAAAACGTCATTCGCAAGATCGACAAGGAAACCCGCAACCGCTTCAAGGATACCTTTGATCAGATCAACGGCGGTTTGCAGGCACTTTTCCCAAAAGTTTTCGGTGGAGGCAGCGCCTACTTGGAACTGACGGGCGAAGATTTACTCGATACAGGGGTGACCATCATGGCGCGTCCTCCTGGCAAGAAGAACAGCACCATCCATTTGCTCTCCGGTGGCGAGAAGGCGCTGACCGCATTGGCCCTGGTATTTGCCATCTTCAAATTGAACCCGGCGCCGTTCTGCATGCTCGACGAAGTCGATGCACCGTTGGATGACGCTAACGTAGGCCGTTACGCACGGCTGGTGAAGGAGATGTCCGAAACGGTGCAATTCATCTACATCACCCACAACAAGATCGCCATGGAAATGGCCGATCAGCTGATGGGCGTGACGATGCATGAGCCAGGCTGTTCGCGGCTGGTGGCGGTGGATGTGGAGGAGGCCATGGCAATGGTGGATGCCTGA